One window from the genome of Salvia miltiorrhiza cultivar Shanhuang (shh) chromosome 7, IMPLAD_Smil_shh, whole genome shotgun sequence encodes:
- the LOC130995123 gene encoding ankyrin repeat-containing protein At5g02620-like isoform X1 produces MVREVIRKKLYDAATQGDATTFQQLLQEDPYLLDVVSFPDSRNLLHIATRSGQASIVEEILRINQHLAWSLDSQKSSSLHIAAAKGTVEIASKLLAIAPQTCWLRDCHGMNPVHIAAMNGHVEILEEFIRHDRLPATEKVDHRQTVLHLCVKHGQLRVLQVLVNHFRELVHLQDDYGETVLHLAVRYKQVEIVRYLVENTGVEYQCSRNSNRETALDISLQSPQDTIQSEITKILENITTIKFSNTCLNKVPIEVVLGILALIAGMTFQAAINPPGGVWQDDSATHKAGTPILASTDPEKYKEFVDANMTAFLWSVFTIIGLCMPTERKISMWMIILTGFFFSFLYFCTSFTTSMWMLNHPTKHRSLIISAAISYFCFIGLVPYYRYSPPIVSSFCNYVRAWRQSFVITSN; encoded by the exons ATGGTTCGAGAAGTAATTAGAAAAAAGCTTTACGATGCAGCAACACAAGGTGATGCAACAACGTTTCAACAACTACTCCAAGAAGATCCATATCTTCTCGATGTAGTTTCATTTCCCGATTCAAGAAATCTTCTCCACATAGCAACAAGAAGCGGACAAGCATCCATTGTTGAAGAGATATTAAGGATCAACCAACATCTAGCCTGGAGTTTGGACTCCCAAAAATCGTCGTCTCTTCACATCGCAGCAGCAAAAGGGACAGTCGAAATCGCCTCAAAATTGCTAGCAATCGCCCCTCAGACGTGCTGGCTGCGCGACTGCCATGGCATGAATCCAGTTCATATTGCCGCCATGAATGGGCATGTTGAGATCTTGGAAGAGTTCATTCGACACGACCGTTTGCCTGCAACGGAGAAGGTTGATCACAGACAGACCGTCTTGCATTTGTGCGTGAAACATGGTCAGCTTAGAGTATTGCAGGTTTTAGTGAACCATTTTCGTGAGCTTGTCCATTTGCAGGATGATTATGGAGAAACAGTATTGCATTTGGCTGTTAGGTACAAACAAGTTGAG ATTGTTCGGTATTTGGTAGAAAACACTGGAGTAGAATATCAATGTTCAAGGAATTCCAATCGAGAAACAGCTTTGGACATCTCCCTCCAGAGCCCCCAAGACACAATTCAATCTGAGATAACAAAAATCCTCGAAAACATAACgacaataaaattttcaaataccTGTTTGAACAAGGTGCCGATTGAGGTGGTGTTGGGGATTCTGGCCCTGATCGCCGGCATGACGTTCCAGGCGGCGATCAACCCTCCCGGGGGCGTGTGGCAGGACGACTCGGCAACACACAAAGCCGGCACACCGATCCTGGCGTCTACCGATCCCGAGAAGTACAAAGAATTCGTAGATGCTAACATGACTGCTTTTCTTTGGTCAGTGTTCACAATCATAGGGCTCTGTATGCCGACGGAGAGGAAAATATCTATGTGGATGATTATCCTTACCGGATTTTTTTTCTCGTTCTTATATTTCTGCACAAGTTTTACGACTTCCATGTGGATGCTAAATCACCCAACAAAACATCGTTCTCTCATCATATCAGCTGCCATTTCCTACTTCTGTTTTATTGGACTTGTTCCTTACTACAGATACAGTCCACCCATCGTGTCCTCCTTCTGCAACTATGTTAGAGCTTGGCGTCAGAGCTTTGTAATTACTAGTAATTAA
- the LOC130995123 gene encoding ankyrin repeat-containing protein At5g02620-like isoform X2, protein MVREVIRKKLYDAATQGDATTFQQLLQEDPYLLDVVSFPDSRNLLHIATRSGQASIVEEILRINQHLAWSLDSQKSSSLHIAAAKGTVEIASKLLAIAPQTCWLRDCHGMNPVHIAAMNGHVEILEEFIRHDRLPATEKVDHRQTVLHLCVKHGQLRVLQVLVNHFRELVHLQDDYGETVLHLAVRYKQVEKTLE, encoded by the exons ATGGTTCGAGAAGTAATTAGAAAAAAGCTTTACGATGCAGCAACACAAGGTGATGCAACAACGTTTCAACAACTACTCCAAGAAGATCCATATCTTCTCGATGTAGTTTCATTTCCCGATTCAAGAAATCTTCTCCACATAGCAACAAGAAGCGGACAAGCATCCATTGTTGAAGAGATATTAAGGATCAACCAACATCTAGCCTGGAGTTTGGACTCCCAAAAATCGTCGTCTCTTCACATCGCAGCAGCAAAAGGGACAGTCGAAATCGCCTCAAAATTGCTAGCAATCGCCCCTCAGACGTGCTGGCTGCGCGACTGCCATGGCATGAATCCAGTTCATATTGCCGCCATGAATGGGCATGTTGAGATCTTGGAAGAGTTCATTCGACACGACCGTTTGCCTGCAACGGAGAAGGTTGATCACAGACAGACCGTCTTGCATTTGTGCGTGAAACATGGTCAGCTTAGAGTATTGCAGGTTTTAGTGAACCATTTTCGTGAGCTTGTCCATTTGCAGGATGATTATGGAGAAACAGTATTGCATTTGGCTGTTAGGTACAAACAAGTTGAG AAAACACTGGAGTAG
- the LOC130995125 gene encoding putative late blight resistance protein homolog R1A-10 yields the protein MAAYGALVSLMHIIDRLENHPSPPISLDNQQVESLTEIVTFLQDFLDAYISPVVDDHIEADPLERRIADAVYAVEDVIESQIVLQIENQSTIIGRSPVDNRSTIRRKMSSFIILFLDLCKWATIVKWEDVNAADDFVGRCPVDRNEFYLDLQQVIEEMNLIKKEAMEFSAAAQLQTKVTSTHGGSSSTVKEIVMVGFKEVLVEVLDKLTGGKLSRQIISIMGMGGIGKTTLVRHLFEHAHVKHRFDICAWTTISQTYNVKETLREVLFQASGNSGSDLSEGELGLKLYQYLSGMRYLIIMDDMWSVEVWDKIKFFFPDCNDGSRIIVTTRMSNLTSQLGESYGVGMKFLDEASSWDLFTQTVFGGECFPHELEDIGKNIVANCKGLPLSIATIGGLLAKSERTREYWMHIEQNLNSIVITNNDEFCLKILRLSYTYLPNYLKPCFLYMGVFEEDRSIRASALMKLWVSEGFLKPVSGKCLETIAKEYLKELVDRNLILVDKLGFSGNVKFCKIHDLLRDVCLKEVEKDRFYRIIGKPPSVIHNERRVVFKKSGSWVIGEVSRSWSHARSIICDGEGRNFERPHNLRLLRTFKSCARDTAGVFSKEDTEGHGFNFLDNVFQLVNSRLLAVRLHQESKFPSSIKLLWNLHTLIVYCWHEVIAPIEIWKLHQLRHLKFRLAGLILPDPPSEMVIMENLQTLRGAKNLYLNEDVVKRIPNVKKLHLIYRSEEMKSLRKLKQMERANCLSYLECLSKLENLCCIFRDGCDDEYLQRISFPHSLKKLKLTLSTGHLELVEMLEKIGTLPLLQKIVLHHGRFKTGKWDTIEGQFRSLKLLQLNSCRGLENWMTAESSHFPLLQELHLQGLRQLEEIPSEVGEIATLKSITLEDCSESAVESAKKIVEEQEDIYGDQLDLHVRTILRYRDERLQSLANPNFEVTVRGY from the coding sequence ATGGCGGCTTATGGAGCTCTGGTTTCTCTTATGCATATCATAGATCGGCTTGAAAATCATCCTTCCCCTCCAATTTCTCTCGACAATCAGCAAGTTGAATCTCTTACTGAAATTGTTACCTTCTTGCAAGATTTTCTTGATGCTTATATTTCCCCAGTTGTGGATGACCATATTGAAGCAGATCCATTGGAGCGTCGCATTGCTGATGCAGTTTATGCAGTTGAGGATGTCATCGAATCCCAAATTGTGCTTCAAATTGAAAACCAATCCACAATTATTGGAAGAAGTCCAGTTGATAACCGATCCACAATTCGTAGGAAGATGTCCAGTTTTATCATCTTGTTTCTAGATCTGTGTAAATGGGCAACTATTGTGAAGTGGGAAGATGTAAATGCAGCTGACGACTTCGTGGGAAGATGTCCAGTTGATAGAAATGAATTCTATCTCGATCTGCAACAAGTGATAGAAGAAATGAATTTGATCAAGAAGGAAGCCATGGAGTTTTCAGCAGCAGCACAATTGCAGACAAAGGTCACCTCAACTCATGGTGGCTCCTCTTCCACTGTGAAGGAAATCGTGATGGTGGGCTTCAAGGAGGTGTTAGTTGAAGTGCTGGATAAGCTCACCGGAGGTAAACTCAGTCGCCAAATCATCTCAATTATGGGTATGGGCGGCattggtaagaccactcttgtCCGACATCTATTTGAACATGCGCATGTTAAACATCGTTTTGATATTTGCGCTTGGACTACAATTTCTCAAACTTATAATGTGAAAGAAACACTTAGAGAAGTTCTTTTCCAAGCAAGTGGAAATTCAGGTAGTGATCTGAGTGAGGGCGAATTGGGATTAAAACTATACCAGTATTTATCGGGCATGAGGTATCTCATAAttatggatgatatgtggagtgtAGAGGTGTGGGATAAGATCAAGTTTTTCTTTCCTGATTGCAATGATGGGAGTCGAATAATTGTAACAACAAGGATGTCAAACTTGACTTCACAGTTGGGTGAGTCTTATGGTGTTGGTATGAAATTTCTAGATGAGGCTAGTAGTTGGGATTTGTTCACCCAGACTGTGTTTGGGGGCGAATGTTTCCCTCATGAATTGGAGGATATTGGAAAGAATATTGTAGCAAATTGTAAAGGGCTTCCTTTATCAATTGCTACAATTGGAGGTCTTTTGGCAAAATCTGAGCGCACTAGAGAATATTGGATGCATATAGagcaaaatttaaattcaattgtCATTACGAATAATGATGAATTTTGCTTGAAAATTTTGCGATTGAGCTATACCTATCTGCCCAACTATTTGAAGCCATGTTTTTTGTATATGGGTGtttttgaggaagatcgttcaATTCGTGCCTCAGCTTTGATGAAGCTATGGGTTTCAGAAGGATTTTTAAAACCCGTGAGTGGAAAATGTTTGGAAACAATAGCAAAAGAGTACTTGAAGGAGTTGGTAGATAGAAATCTGATTTTAGTTGATAAGTTGGGGTTTAGTGGAAATGTAAAGTTTTGTAAGATTCATGATTTGTTGAGGGACGTGTGCTTGAAAGAAGTTGAAAAGGACAGGTTTTATCGTATCATAGGAAAGCCTCCTTCAGTCATACATAACGAACGTCGGGTTGTTTTTAAAAAATCTGGAAGTTGGGTAATAGGTGAAGTCTCGAGATCTTGGTCACATGCTCGTTCGATAATATGTGATGGCGAGGGGAGAAACTTTGAAAGGCCTCACAATCTTAGATTGTTGAGAACATTCAAATCATGTGCTAGAGATACAGCTGGAGTTTTTTCAAAAGAGGATACTGAGGGACATGGTTTTAATTTCCTAGACAATGTTTTTCAACTGGTGAACTCACGGCTCCTTGCTGTTAGACTTCATCAGGAGTCCAAATTCCCTTCTTCAATCAAATTGCTTTGGAATCTACATACGTTAATAGTTTATTGTTGGCATGAAGTTATTGCACCGATTGAGATTTGGAAATTGCATCAACTTAGGCATCTCAAGTTTAGGTTAGCAGGATTGATTCTACCAGATCCTCCGAGTGAGATGGTTATCATGGAGAATCTACAAACGCTCAGAGGAGCAAAGAATTTGTATTTGAATGAGGATGTGGTTAAAAGAATCCCCAATGTGAAGAAACTGCATCTAATTTACAGATCCGAAGAAATGAAGAGTTTGAGAAAATTGAAACAAATGGAGAGAGCAAACTGTTTGAGCTATCTTGAGTGTCTGAGTAAATTGGAAAACTTGTGCTGCATATTTAGAGATGGATGTGATGATGAGTATTTGCAGAGGATTAGTTTCCCACACtccctcaagaagttgaagttAACTCTCTCTACTGGTCATCTGGAGTTGGTAGAGATGTTGGAAAAGATAGGGACATTGCCCCTTCTTCAGAAGATAGTATTACATCATGGTAGATTCAAAACAGGCAAGTGGGACACTATTGAGGGCCAATTCCGGAGCCTCAAGCTACTACAGTTGAACTCGTGTCGTGGTCTAGAAAATTGGATGACGGCAGAGAGCTCCCACTTTCCACTTCTCCAGGAGCTTCATCTTCAAGGTTTGCGACAATTGGAGGAGATCCCTTCCGAAGTTGGAGAGATAGCAACGCTGAAATCAATTACTTTGGAAGATTGCAGTGAATCAGCGGTAGAGTCAGCTAAAAAGATAGTAGAAGAACAAGAGGATATATATGGAGATCAACTAGACCTTCATGTTCGAACTATACTTCGTTACAGAGACGAAAGACTGCAGAGCTTGGCCAATCCCAACTTTGAAGTTACAGTAAGAGGTTATTAG
- the LOC130995126 gene encoding ankyrin repeat-containing protein NPR4-like, with the protein MAAEEVEKKLYDAVSKGDVTKFRELVEQDPYLVDEASFSCSRNVLHIATMRGQTAIVEEVLKMNPSLARILDSQQSSPLHIAAAQGHVEISRKLLSVAPVTRWWRDCHDMNPVHVAAINGHVEMLGHLLEESPLPAMERVGRGQTVLHLCVKHGQLTTLQVLGGKLWELMDEVDEDGETLLHLAVRSNQLEILQYLGESNKIRRRKRNYVGKTALQILNQSPPATIASYSEMRRILKTLLPPSSIKILPKINDAAMVVVVLIATMAFQNTVNPPGGVWQDNASSHEAGNAVIAYTHPYIYKHMLRSNTVAFVSSLVTIFLITTGLPSISVTFLMTTLCAMLASILAIAVSYGASILAITPNADTESPGAGVVVGIVVSLSLSILVLMFLFVRITRWYFMWMRRTRHQEDLTTDPLPLRLLYWIFQRLRRRDVSENNVNR; encoded by the exons atggCTGCAGAAGAAGTAGAAAAGAAACTCTATGATGCTGTATCAAAAGGGGATGTAACAAAATTTCGAGAACTAGTTGAACAAGATCCATATCTTGTTGATGAAGCATCATTTTCATGTTCAAGAAATGTTCTACACATAGCAACGATGCGGGGACAGACAGCCATCGTGGAAGAGGTGCTGAAGATGAATCCGTCGCTTGCTCGGATTTTAGACTCCCAACAATCATCGCCTCTGCACATTGCAGCAGCGCAAGGGCACGTCGAGATCTCGAGAAAATTGTTATCCGTAGCCCCGGTGACTCGCTGGTGGCGAGACTGTCATGACATGAACCCGGTTCATGTCGCGGCCATAAATGGGCATGTTGAGATGTTGGGACATCTCCTTGAAGAGAGTCCTTTGCCTGCTATGGAGAGGGTGGGTCGCGGACAGACTGTGTTGCACTTGTGCGTCAAGCACGGCCAGCTTACGACGTTGCAGGTTTTGGGGGGCAAGTTGTGGGAGCTTATGGATGAAGTCGATGAGGATGGGGAGACCCTATTGCATTTGGCTGTTAGGTCCAATCAACTTGAG aTTCTCCAATACTTGGGGGAAAGCAACAAAATACGAAGGAGAAAGCGGAATTACGTGGGTAAAACAGCGCTGCAAATCTTGAATCAGAGCCCTCCAGCTACAATTGCTAGCTATTCAGAAATGAGGAGAATCTTAAAAACTTTGTTACCACCATCATCGATCAAAATCCTGCCCAAGATCAACGACGCCGCCATGGTGGTGGTGGTCCTGATAGCAACAATGGCGTTCCAGAACACCGTCAACCCACCCGGCGGCGTGTGGCAGGACAACGCATCCTCACACGAGGCTGGCAATGCTGTGATAGCATACACTCATCCCTACATCTACAAACATATGCTACGTTCAAACACCGTAGCATTTGTTTCATCTCTCGTCACAATCTTCCTCATCACCACCGGATTGCCATCCATTAGCGTCACCTTCTTGATGACCACCTTGTGTGCTATGTTGGCGTCGATACTGGCTATTGCAGTGAGTTACGGAGCTTCGATACTGGCGATCACCCCCAACGCGGACACGGAATCACCCGGCGCCGGCGTTGTTGTTGGGATTGTAGTTTCTCTTTCCCTTTCCATCCTCGTACTCATGTTCTTGTTTGTTCGAATAACACGGTGGTACTTCATGTGGATGAGAAGAACACGGCATCAGGAAGATCTTACAACTGACCCTCTACCCTTACGCCTCCTCTACTGGATTTTTCAACGTTTAAGACGAAGGGATGTTTCAGAGAACAATGTTAACCGTTGA